Proteins from a genomic interval of Enterococcus faecium:
- a CDS encoding class I SAM-dependent methyltransferase, which produces MLPEKMEQGFNQNLEAIQLLQNALGTSFLEAYVENAENLIDDYQVRVVDGVPTKETTQRITALYEELKKLSFEPEEWRRLSQLLLLKGSQTEHLQANHQLTPDSIGFLFVFLIEQLYTNKKAPVKILDIAAGMGNLLLTVLLNLSNAGYQTEGIGVDIDDTLLAVAASTSDLTQANVQYFHQDGLQELLIDPVDFAISDLPIGYYPNDEKAKEFLTSTEEGHSYAHHLLLEQSMKYVKPDGFGLFLMPSGFLETDQSEEIKKWFKEEGYLQGMIQLPDELFRNKQSQKSILILQKKGPQAQQVKEVLLVKLASLKEPEKVTEFFNEFKNWKSSAL; this is translated from the coding sequence ATGTTACCAGAAAAAATGGAACAAGGGTTTAATCAAAACCTGGAAGCTATTCAGCTTTTACAGAATGCATTGGGAACTTCCTTTTTAGAAGCCTATGTCGAAAATGCAGAAAATTTAATAGATGATTATCAAGTACGTGTGGTGGATGGAGTGCCGACAAAAGAGACAACGCAACGGATCACAGCTCTTTATGAAGAGTTGAAGAAACTTTCTTTCGAGCCAGAAGAATGGCGCAGACTGTCTCAATTACTTTTATTGAAGGGCAGCCAGACAGAACATTTGCAGGCGAACCATCAACTCACTCCTGATAGTATCGGTTTTTTATTTGTTTTTCTTATTGAACAACTATACACAAATAAAAAAGCACCGGTTAAGATTCTGGATATTGCGGCAGGAATGGGCAACTTGTTATTAACAGTTCTTTTAAACCTATCGAATGCGGGGTACCAAACAGAAGGAATTGGTGTGGATATTGATGATACATTGTTGGCTGTCGCAGCTTCTACAAGTGATTTGACACAAGCAAATGTTCAATACTTTCATCAAGACGGGTTGCAGGAATTATTAATAGATCCTGTCGATTTTGCAATCAGCGATTTGCCAATCGGTTATTATCCGAATGACGAAAAAGCAAAAGAGTTTTTAACAAGTACCGAAGAAGGCCATAGTTATGCACATCATTTATTGCTAGAGCAATCAATGAAATATGTGAAGCCGGATGGTTTTGGTTTGTTTTTGATGCCGAGTGGATTTTTAGAAACGGATCAAAGTGAAGAAATCAAAAAATGGTTTAAAGAAGAAGGTTATCTTCAAGGAATGATTCAATTGCCAGATGAATTGTTCCGTAATAAACAATCGCAAAAAAGTATTTTGATCTTACAGAAAAAAGGACCACAAGCACAACAAGTAAAAGAAGTCTTGCTTGTGAAACTTGCTTCATTAAAAGAACCAGAGAAGGTGACGGAATTTTTCAACGAGTTTAAAAACTGGAAATCATCTGCTCTGTAA
- the comGG gene encoding competence type IV pilus minor pilin ComGG produces MPYGQKTISRKCYKGSILFSVLLLFLLCTFLLMAALESYRLSMDLNIRIKNYYIAKIMKQMALSEQSTLAESSEGVFYYTTGSVTYQWVQQSLFLEVEVSPFIFRFTEEVKNDTDTSTE; encoded by the coding sequence ATGCCATATGGACAAAAAACGATCAGTAGAAAATGTTATAAGGGCTCTATTTTATTTTCTGTCTTGCTTTTATTTCTTTTATGTACGTTTTTATTGATGGCAGCATTAGAAAGCTACCGTTTGTCAATGGATCTTAATATACGAATCAAAAATTATTATATAGCAAAAATAATGAAGCAGATGGCTTTATCGGAACAGTCTACGCTTGCCGAAAGTTCGGAAGGAGTTTTTTACTACACAACTGGATCTGTAACATATCAGTGGGTACAACAGTCCCTATTCTTAGAGGTGGAAGTCTCACCGTTTATCTTTCGGTTCACAGAAGAAGTAAAAAATGATACAGATACTAGTACAGAATGA
- the comGF gene encoding competence type IV pilus minor pilin ComGF, translated as MKKQVIPAFTLIECLIGLMILSSLLLTFNLLIQQTIQVSEFLQRKDQKEWLIFLAQLEEELKSSHNVSVKNQQLHYTIEDKQYIIERYQAMIRKRRTSGGHQPMLTSITELQLLEKEHTISFYVHFENGEDGYAIWTKNDQ; from the coding sequence TTGAAAAAACAAGTAATTCCAGCATTTACGCTGATTGAATGTCTAATTGGACTGATGATATTGAGCAGTCTATTGCTCACATTCAATCTTTTGATTCAGCAAACCATCCAAGTAAGTGAATTTTTGCAGCGTAAAGATCAAAAAGAGTGGCTAATATTTTTAGCACAATTAGAAGAAGAACTCAAGAGCAGTCACAATGTCTCTGTGAAAAATCAGCAACTGCACTACACGATCGAGGATAAACAGTATATCATCGAAAGATATCAGGCAATGATACGTAAAAGAAGAACTTCCGGCGGACATCAACCTATGTTAACAAGTATCACTGAGCTTCAATTATTGGAAAAAGAACACACAATTTCTTTTTATGTACACTTTGAAAATGGAGAAGATGGATATGCCATATGGACAAAAAACGATCAGTAG
- the comGD gene encoding competence type IV pilus minor pilin ComGD has product MQKSISGLEGKVLASGYTLFESLLLILLLTTILSFPVLAFSAWKNELAVYQFFGQFEKRIYSTQKIAIVNQIQTGFYWNSEENQIIFHVPNPDKINWEVLDIPDEITLKRHASITFAARTGNESSLKAYQFYWEEKERTITYQFQIGSGRYTKRIE; this is encoded by the coding sequence ATGCAGAAATCTATCAGCGGCCTTGAAGGTAAGGTTTTAGCATCAGGATATACGTTGTTTGAATCACTCTTACTGATTTTATTACTTACAACGATCCTTTCTTTTCCAGTTCTCGCATTTTCTGCATGGAAGAATGAATTGGCAGTCTATCAATTTTTCGGCCAATTTGAAAAACGAATCTATTCTACGCAAAAAATCGCTATTGTGAATCAGATCCAAACAGGCTTTTATTGGAATAGTGAAGAGAATCAAATCATTTTTCATGTTCCGAATCCAGATAAAATAAATTGGGAAGTATTAGATATTCCTGATGAGATTACCTTGAAACGCCATGCTTCTATTACTTTTGCTGCTAGAACCGGGAATGAAAGTTCACTAAAAGCTTATCAATTTTATTGGGAAGAAAAAGAGCGGACGATTACGTATCAATTCCAGATAGGGAGTGGTCGCTATACAAAAAGAATTGAATAA
- the comGC gene encoding competence type IV pilus major pilin ComGC, translated as MKKRKISYYSGFTLIEMLIVLLIISVLVLLFVPNLSRYRNHVDQESREAIIQLVDTQKELYALQNNGRVPTVEELLNEGYIKREHAEIYQRP; from the coding sequence ATGAAAAAGAGAAAAATATCTTATTATAGCGGTTTTACATTGATCGAAATGCTAATCGTCTTACTGATCATCAGTGTATTAGTGTTGTTGTTCGTCCCTAATTTGTCGCGTTATAGGAATCATGTAGACCAAGAAAGTCGTGAAGCGATCATCCAGTTGGTAGACACACAAAAAGAGCTCTATGCGCTTCAAAATAATGGAAGAGTTCCTACTGTGGAGGAATTGTTGAATGAAGGCTATATCAAACGAGAACATGCAGAAATCTATCAGCGGCCTTGA
- the comGB gene encoding competence type IV pilus assembly protein ComGB: MKKLRKIFGSQNYSKGLTRSQQNQFAQTMGELLLSGFSLQESLYLLLTIRSFPPVILANIQHQLKEGQAFSEVLSQIGYGAEQLVQIELAERHGNLPTTLLEIAKQFRLVEGFRNDLKKLLAYPMLLLTFLLGILFSMRLFVLPQLIGSGMVMQEHWGIQLIQVFHWYVLLFILAVTLLALLVRYRLMKLSPVDQSEWISRQLLIGPIYSLYQSAYLSLEIGKLFHEGFELRQIIVCLKETKQESLIQHLASKLIQGLEAGMSLAEQFQNYRFLSEEFSKIVLQGEAKGSLGKELIFYSEWTRKQLFKRLHHWMHFIQPIIFLGVAALILLVYAAVLLPVYGSIEEVLP, from the coding sequence ATGAAGAAGCTCAGGAAAATATTTGGCAGTCAGAACTATTCTAAAGGATTAACAAGAAGCCAGCAAAACCAGTTTGCACAAACCATGGGAGAACTGCTTTTATCTGGTTTTAGTCTGCAAGAATCCCTTTATTTATTACTCACGATCCGTTCGTTTCCACCTGTTATTTTGGCAAATATCCAACATCAGCTAAAGGAAGGGCAAGCGTTTAGTGAGGTACTTTCGCAAATAGGATATGGAGCAGAGCAACTGGTACAGATCGAGTTAGCTGAACGTCATGGGAATCTGCCGACAACTTTGTTGGAAATTGCCAAACAGTTTCGGCTTGTTGAAGGATTTCGCAATGATTTGAAAAAGCTGCTTGCATATCCGATGCTATTGCTCACCTTTTTGCTAGGTATCTTGTTTAGTATGCGGTTGTTCGTTTTGCCTCAGCTTATTGGTTCAGGAATGGTCATGCAAGAGCATTGGGGTATTCAGCTGATACAAGTCTTTCATTGGTATGTTCTACTATTCATCCTAGCGGTTACTCTATTGGCTTTACTAGTAAGGTATCGTCTGATGAAGTTGTCTCCTGTTGATCAGAGTGAATGGATAAGCAGACAATTATTGATTGGACCGATATATTCCTTGTATCAATCGGCTTATTTGTCACTAGAGATTGGAAAGCTTTTTCATGAAGGTTTCGAATTAAGGCAAATCATAGTCTGCTTAAAGGAAACGAAACAAGAAAGTCTGATTCAGCATCTTGCCTCTAAGTTGATTCAAGGATTGGAGGCAGGTATGTCATTGGCTGAGCAGTTCCAGAATTATCGTTTTCTATCAGAAGAATTCAGTAAAATTGTTTTACAGGGAGAGGCAAAGGGAAGTTTAGGTAAAGAACTGATTTTTTACAGCGAATGGACAAGAAAACAGCTTTTCAAACGTCTTCATCACTGGATGCATTTTATTCAGCCAATCATTTTTTTGGGCGTAGCGGCTTTGATTTTATTAGTTTATGCCGCTGTTTTATTACCTGTTTACGGAAGCATAGAGGAGGTTTTGCCATGA